In the genome of Telluria mixta, the window GAGAACGGCACGCTGCTGGGCTTCTGGATCTACCTGATGAGCGACTGCCTCATCTTCGCCTGCCTGTTCGCGACCTACGCCGTCCTGGGCCGCAACTACGCGGGCGGCCCGTCCGGCGCCGAGATCTTCGAGCTGCCGACCGTGGCACTGAACACCGCGTTCCTGCTGTTCTCGTCGATCACGTACGGCTTCGCCATGCTGGCCGCGCAGAAGAAGAACGTGAAGGGCACGCTGGTCTGGCTCGCCATCACCGGCGTGCTGGGCGCCTGCTTCCTGTACCTCGAACTGGACGAGTTCGCGCACCTGATCCACGAAGGCTACGGCCCGTGGCGCTCGGGCTTCCTGACCGCGTTCTTCTCGCTGGTCGGCACGCACGGCCTGCACGTGACCTTCGGTATCGTGTGGCTCGTCACGCTGATGTTCCAGGTCGGTAAGCACGGCATCCATGCCGCCAACTACCGCCGCCTCGCCTGCCTGTCGATGTTCTGGCACTTCCTGGACGTCATCTGGATCGGCGTGTTCACCTATGTTTATCTGATGGGAGTCCTGCCATGAGCGATCACCACCACGCCCACGGCCACGGGCATGACCATGGCCACGGTCATCACGACGACGAACTGCACGCGCACGGCAGCTTCA includes:
- the cyoC gene encoding cytochrome o ubiquinol oxidase subunit III is translated as MSEINVTHAGAASADPSSRYYVREHHPENGTLLGFWIYLMSDCLIFACLFATYAVLGRNYAGGPSGAEIFELPTVALNTAFLLFSSITYGFAMLAAQKKNVKGTLVWLAITGVLGACFLYLELDEFAHLIHEGYGPWRSGFLTAFFSLVGTHGLHVTFGIVWLVTLMFQVGKHGIHAANYRRLACLSMFWHFLDVIWIGVFTYVYLMGVLP